Within the Halichoerus grypus chromosome 2, mHalGry1.hap1.1, whole genome shotgun sequence genome, the region GGGTGCTCACCAGCTAGAAGGGGCCGGGCCATGATGTCAGCGCCAACCTTGACATctgacctggggtgggggagggagcctctgatTCCAGGCTGGGTCCCAGTCCCCTGGATCTCCCGAGGgagagctgggttcaaatccttgaCCCTGCCACCCTTGAGCCTCTGCTCATCACAGTGGCCCTCCTGGGACCGGAGGCCACCTTCTCTGGCCCTCTAGCATGGGCCATCAGGAAGGAGCCAGAAGCCATCCTATTTCAGAGCCCAGCTGCCCATACTGTGCCTTcatgggaggcagagagagggcccCTCATCCAGGGATGATGCAGGCCCAGGCCGTGACCAGCCCCTGCTCGCATCCTTGTCTGGTCCATTTCTGCAATGAACGCCCTGCACCACTGTCCACAGCGGCCCTGTCTGCAGGGCACCCGGCTCGGTTCTTTCTCATCTCAgacggggagggcaggggagagcagcCTCAGCAGGGTCAAGAGGGTGGGGGGGACCCAGCCCAGCTGGCCTGTCACACAATGACACCCAGAATCAGAGCCGAGTGGTGAGCCCTTGGGTGCTCATCAAGTGATGTGTGTCTCTGAAACCTCATCGACAGTAGACACGAGGCTTGGGGACAGatgtggaggggcagggagatcTGAGGGGTGTGCTCTGAGAAACGGGGCGCGGATGTCCCACAGTGGGGGCCAGAGCTTTAGGAGGGTCACAGTAGGTGGGTAAGAGCCAGGACTGCCAGCcccctgggttcaagccccagccCTGCCGCTACTACCTGTGGACCCTGGCCAAGTCATgtcccctgcctcagtttctccatccgTAAAATACCAAGAGAAATAGTTCCTACCCCTCAAGGTTGCCAGAAGGAAggacctagaacagtgcctggcacaaataAAGCCTCCCCGGGTGTCCCCTCCAGAGGGTGTGCGATTCTGCGGGTATCCCTGTCATTGAGGGGCTGGAGAAGATGGCCTCTGAGAGCCCCAGGTGCTGTGCCAACAGCCGGGGGCTGCAGGCTGGCGCCCCTGACACTGCCCTGAGCACCCAGGCCTGTGCAGCTAGGTGGGTGGCACCAGCTCCCGGCTCCCTGGCTTTCTCCCAAACCGGACTTGCTGCCGTGGGGAGCGCCGGCTTTCCCCTGGCTCCAGGCCCTTGAGCCCATCAGCCCCGTACGGGGTACTCATCAGCCTGCTGCCTCCTCTCTTGGCTCCGGAAccccccaggcccacccccgGGGCTGCGAGCCCAGGGGTCATTTACTATTGCTATTGTTACCACGCCCTGCCCCTTACACAGCTTGTACTTTCTCCTCCGCGATCAGAACCAGAACCGCTATTTTCCAGAAGAGGCACCCGAGACCCAGGCAAGGCAAGAGACTGCTTTAACCCCGGGGCTTTGAGGCccagcgcccccgcccccgcccccagttgCAAAATGGGAATGTTGGCCCAAGCGACTCTCAAGGCACAGAActctgtgggggagggaggagggcacgTTGGCCCAGGCTTGAGCAAGGAAGGGCAAGTCTCTGGTCCTTCGGGTGCCACACAGGAAAAGGATGGGGACAGCCCCTGCCGGCTTCAGAGCATCCCTGGCTGGGCGAAAGGGGACGCCGAGGCCTGCCGTAGAGCGCGGGGCGGGGGACGGCTCCTGCTGGGTCTCGGCCTGGAGCCCCAAGGCCCGCGCCCCGCACCTGGCCAGACCCCAACCTGGAGGCTCGCCCCGCGCTCCAGCCCCAAAAGCGGTGCCCGCGGCCTCCCCGCGCCGCCGGCGGGGCCTCTGCTGCCCTCTGGCGGCCGGAGCGCGCGGCACCGCCCTCGGCGCTAACACGGTCGCCGGGCACCGGGCACGCGCCCGCGGACGCAAACGGGGCTGCCGCGGGGGCTCGCTCTCGGGACCGAGGAGAGAAGGGACGTACGCCGGGCTCGGTGCGCGGTGCCGAGCACTGGTAAGCAGCTGCGATTACGCTGCTGCTGGGCCGGGATTGCTCTTCTTATTCtctgggtaaactgaggcccaaaggaaGTGAGTGTGAGCGtgagagtgcgtgtgtgtgtgtgtgagtgttgcGGGTGGGGTCCTTGCCCCAGGGCAGAGAGGGTCAGAGGCACAGGCGGGACTACAACCCCGACGCCCTTGCGGCCGCCGAGCCCCGTGCCGTGGAGAACGGGGTCCGCGCGCCCCTAGCCCCAGCGGGACCCGGGACTCAGTTGCTCCCCGCGCGCGGCAGGCAGAAGCAGCAGCGGCGGGCGGAGGtcgcgggagggggcgggggggcccgCGGGGCGTGACGCACGGAGGCTGggagggcgcggggcggggcggccgcgCAGGCTGTATATAAGGTCGGCCTCGGGGCGCACAGAACAGGAGCGAGCGACTTTGTCCGAGAGCCGGAGCGGAGCTCGAGCCGGAGCCCTGCcccagccgcagccgcagccgcagccgcagccgcagccgcagccgcagccgcagcccgAGCGAGCGGAGCCGCCTAGCCGCGCAGCCCCGCGCCAGCCCCGCGCCAGCCCCGGCCGCCCTCCGCGCTTCTCTCGGCCCCGCGCCCGCCCCTGCGGCCCCTCCGCCCAATGAAACTGGCCGCGATGATCAAGAAGATGTGCCCGAGCGACTCGGAGCTGAGTATCCCGGCCAAGAACTGCTACCGCATGGTCATCCTCGGCTCGTCCAAGGTGGGCAAGACGGCCATCGTGTCGCGCTTCCTCACGGGCCGCTTCGAGGACGCCTACACGCCCACCATCGAGGACTTCCACCGCAAGTTCTACTCCATCCGCGGCGAGGTCTACCAGCTCGACATCCTCGACACGTCCGGCAACCACCCGTTCCCCGCCATGCGGCGCCTCTCCATCCTCACCGGTGAGCGGCAGGCCCGGcccggcggcgggcggggggcggggagggagctgCGCCACCGGGAGGGCGGCGACCCCCGGTCCCAACGCCGCGCGCCACGGGGCGCGGGGAGAGTTCGGGGCGTCCCCCGCGCGCGGCGGCTGGAGCCCCGACGCCTGGCGGCGGGGCGCCCACTCCCCCGTCGGCCCCGCTTCGGCTGTCCCCTTGGCCGCCGCCCTCCCCGGCTCCTTTAACGCCCCTTCTGTCCCCTGTAGGAGACGTTTTCATCCTGGTGTTCAGCCTGGACAACCGCGACTCCTTCGAGGAGGTGCAGAGGCTCAAGCAGCAGATCCTGGACACCAAGTCTTGCCTCAAGAACAAAACCAAGGAGAACGTGGACGTGCCGCTGGTCATCTGCGGCAACAAGGGGGACCGGGACTTCTACCGCGAGGTGGAGCAGCGCGAGATCGAGCGGCTGGTGGGCGACGACCCCCAGCGCTGCGCCTACTTCGAGATCTCGGCCAAGAAGAACAGCAGCCTGGACCAGATGTTCCGGGCGCTCTTCGCCATGGCCAAGCTGCCCAGCGAGATGAGCCCGGACCTGCACCGCAAGGTGTCCGTGCAGTACTGCGACGTGCTGCACAAGAAGGCGCTGCGGAACAAGAAGCTGCTGCGAGCCGGCAGCGGCGGCGGGGACCCCGGCGACGCTTTCGGCATCGTGGCGCCCTTCGCGCGCCGGCCCAGCGTGCACAGCGACCTCATGTACATCCGCGAGAAGGCCAGCGGCGGCGGCCAGGCCAAGGACAAGGAGCGCTGCGTCATCAGCTaggagccccccctccccccgccaatCCCCCCCGCGCCGGCGACAGAACCTAAGGAGGACCTTTTTTTGAAAAGTCACGTCTGACGTCCGGGCCAGCCCCGGGCCGCGTGCGCGCGGACTGGCGTCTTCCTTCCCCGCGACCCGCGCGCACCGGGGAGGCGCAAACGACGAAGGGACGGTCATCTGCtctggaaggaaagagaactGGCTCAGACCGagactctcccccacccccacctcccgtCCCCCATGGGCCCTGCCACCCCCACGGGTTGGGGGCACAGGCCCCGGCAGAGGGGgaatttgtcttgtttctgacaaagacaagaatgggggtggggggggtggtatAAGTTAATCAGCCTCCGTTAGGCTTTGGGAAACCCGTCCTGCTCCCTGGAGGGTCAAGACGGGACAAATGGGGCATTAACTTGTCTGTGATTCTGGGTTGCCATGACAGCAAACGAAAGCCTCTGCCCTCCCGAGACTAATGGGGTGTGGGTCAGATCATAGCCAAGTGACTTGTTTACATGTGTGTGTGAAAttgcacaaaggaaaacaaaacacacaacttGCACTTTAATAGTCGTTCTGAGGTCATCATGGACATGAACAAACTCTTACCCAGCTGTTCGtactgtgtgtgtgagacagtCTTTATAAAGTTattgctattgttttttttataatacaaaataaaataatttaaaacagaaagtcatatgcttcctttgcttttagAAATGGCTGGAAGGGCGAAGGgtcagaagggaggggtggggcttACTTCTGGGGTATTAGACTCACCCTCCCCAGACTGGCAGATGACCCCAGCATTCTGAAAATAGCTTCAGCCCCCACCTGGGAGAAAAGGCTCCAAAAAAGCTGCAGATTTTTGGACCACAGCCCTTCTTCTATCTGGGGATGGCTCCTCAGAAAGCCAGGACTAGAAAGGGGTCCCGGTCTTTCCTGGAGCTGCATCTTTCCAGCCACAAAGGGCTTCCGGGCTGTGCCCAGACTCACTTCAGGCGGAGGGCAGCGAAAGGGCCCCAACCCTGCGACTCACAGTCCGCTTGAGGTGTCACTAGGACCCTGCTCTCACAAGGGAAATGGAGCCTTGACAGACCAATCTGGTGTCAGTTCAAAATCACCTGGCCTCCTGTGCCCTCCAGCCTCGGGAAGCACTTGCTGCCCTGGAGGTAGGTCTGGCAccttctatgcctcagtttctccttctcttcGGCAGTTGAGGGCACCCTATCCTGACTCGGGACCCAGTTCTCTCTGCCACTTGTAACTGCAAGCTCGGGCAAGTGACACCTGCCAAGCCTCCAATTCTCCACCCACAGAAGAGAGAGCACCCTCTACGTGGGGGTGCTGTGAGGAGTGAAAAGTACTTAGCGCAAGTGCCCGCCACCCAGGAATCCAACTAACTGGTGGCTTCGAGAGGGTGCTCAGCCCCGGGAGGGGCATCCAGTGTTGTCTCAGGGAGGGATTTCCACCCTGCTCTGTGAGGGCTGCTCCCTAGGGACTGAACTCACCTCTGGGCCCAGGGGGCCAGTCGCAGGTGGGCAGGATGACCCACCAGGCCAACTGGGTCCTTGGGGACGGATGTCGCTCCTTAGGGcagttattctgtttttttacgctggctttggtgtgtgtgtgtgtgtgcgcgtgcatgtgtgtgtgtacgcacgtGCGCTGAGGGGGAGGAGGTGCACGGTGGAGGCTCTCACAATTTGTTCTGTCTCCTCTAAGCAAAATGAGCATCTTCCTCTCAACTATGCAAGGGAGACCTCCTATGATGAATTTCTCAGCACAAAACCCAAGATGTCCTGAGAGCAGAGTACAAGTTCTTTTAATTATACTCAAAAAATGTCACAAGTCCAAACCCTGGAATACAGGGAGggttctgtctccctctgccccgggAAGAGGTCCTGTGCGTTTCAGCCTTGCAGAAGGGCCCCGCTGGTCTTGGATCTCTATGTGCTTCGTGTTTTGCGAAGTTTGGTCAGAGCCTTAAAACCGGCCCCCACACGACTCTGAAATGTCAAGGACATAACTGATTCAGTTTATTAACAGTCCCAGGGTGGCCTGGCCTACCAGGCGGCTGCCCACTTCAGCTCAGAGCCCGCTCTTCTGTCCAAAGCCACTGGAACCGGATACCCCCCTTCACACGTCCCCAGCTCCTCCTCTGCGCCAGCCCTCTTCTGACTGCAGGTCAGCACACATGGAACCCCTGCGAAAAACACCTTCGGCCGGTCTTGCTGCCAACGAGGTCAATCGGCGGGCATCTGTTAAGCCGCTGACTTGGTCAGCACAGGTTATGTGCCCATTTCTAGATCTAAACAACACGTGGTTACTTGTCAGCTCCTCGTGAAGAGGCGAGGGAAAGAGCTCACCTCCGTCTGCTGTGCAGCGAGTGTTCGCGGCTGGCTCTTTAgtgaggaggccagggagaaagctcattttttaaagcaggacAACACGTGGAGACAACGTTGCCCTCCAGCCCCGAGCCCCGTGGGAAGGGTGCAGGGTGCGAGGGCTCTGGTCATCCTCCAGCACCAGACGGCTGGCCGAGCGGacgggaggaggcaggaggcaaaGGGAGCGAGAAGAAGTAACAAGCACACGTAGGAGGCAGAGAACATGGAGACAGGGGCCGCCTGCGGGGTTCTGGGTTGACACCCCCAAAGCCACGGTTACATTCACTGGCTCAAACATAAAAACGAAACAAAGtattgcggggggcggggggcgggcagggaggaAGCCACCCTGCAGTCTTTCAAAACCATATTCGGCTTCCAAAACAATATGGGTCCTCCCGGTTCTTTTCCCATTTGAAATCCACGCCGCAGGAGTGCAGCCCCGGCTGGTCCAGTGAATTCTATGCAAATGTTTCATGACGCTGCTGTCAACAGAAGAGCGTGTACCTGGTAGCACTGAGCatgcccgggggggggggggggggggggggggggagcggccGGAGAGGCGGAGGGCAGGAAAGCCAAGAGGAGCTGCCCCCTCTCCTCCGGGGCTCTGCCCAAGGAGCCTGAATACACAGCAGATGGCCCCCTCCCCAGAAGCAGGGGCAGCCtcgcctgccccctccccagcctccaggaACATTCTTCCTCCCACCGGCAGGCACCGCGGTTACTATGCACCTAGACGTATGGTTACATCCTCTACAAGGAGGCCCCAACCAAGCCAAGCCTCCGCGCTGGCTCCCCACACAGTCAATGCCAAGTTCAGCCACTGAAGCAGCTtcagcagccccccccccgcccccctcagtTACAGAGTTCGCAGCTGGAGTCCaggcggtgggggggcggggggagtcagGGAAGCCGCGTGCGCTCCCCGTTCGGTCTCGGGCATCCCTGGAAGCCGGCCTCCACTACTCCTTGGGGATCTCAAACATGCAGAGGCTCTTGTACTTTTGCAGAAGCTCGTTCTTGGTCCTGACTTGCTCCCGGAGGCTGTGCAGCTGTCGCTCCTGCTGCTCGGGGCTCAGGTGGGTGCCCGGCATGGTGCTGACGACCTTCCGCAGCTCCTGGAACTTGGTTTTGAGGGCGTTCAGGTCCTGGTGGATGTCTGGGCTGTCCTTGTCCATACTGCAGGGGCAGAGGGCGCTCGTTAGCGGTCACGGCTTCCCTCTTCTGTACCCCCACAGAACTTGCTCTCTTCCGACCTTACCTTTCAGCATGTCCCCTTACGCGGCCGGGCACCCCCAGGGCACCCCCGCCCAGCACTGCCACTGCACCCCCCCTTGGCCTGCCCGCGCCATTTGAGCCGAAACCCCACTCGCTCAGAGGCCAGGGACTGCGTCTGCCTTGCTCGGAGCCGTAGCCCCGGGCCCTGGGCGCTATGGGGACTCAAGTCGCCTTTGCTGCCGGAACAAATGCTTGGGGAAGAAGTtcgtaaatgtttgctgaatgaacgaACACACCATTATCACCGTGAGGTGATGAACGGCCGGCGAAACTGGCCCAAATCCTACATTTCTTCTAATTGGAGACATTTCCAGGCCCATCAGGAAACTTCATTGGCTAGCAAGAGCTAAGTTTAGCTGATGTTTTGATGCTTGAGCTTGTTAATGCAAGCACTAATTTCCACAGACCtaatcataaattttaaattagttaCAAGCTACTGGAAATTTTTCAGCAGGTACGAAGTCTCCCCTACCAGTCCTGTAAATTCCTTGCCTTCAGGTCAGGCTCCTTTTAAAGGCAGGATCATTCACTTCATCCCACTGCTGGCTATGATTAGCTGCCCAGAGATCCATGCTCCCCTGGCACGGCTCAGTtagaaacaacaagaacaaaacctTCACCTAAGATCAAAGAAACAGCTTGCCAGTTGCtcctatacattttttaaaagttagcaaGTGGATGAGCTTTTGAAAACAAACAGTTGGGACTAAACCTAAAAGCCAATTCAGTAGGCTGTTCTAAAAGTCACCCATTGAGGTGTAGGGCGGGGAGAACTGtcaatgatcatttattttttttaaataaacgtCCATTCCTGACGGGAAATTTCAACCCAGATGGTGCTAATTGATGTTTATTGTTCATCATTTCTCTGCTTACGCAGACAGAATATCCATCTTCCCTGGCAATCCATTGGTTATGCTCACACCTGGCAAATGAGATGCGCCCTGTTCCCTATTTATCAATAGCGCTAACTCAGAGGCAAGATCTGGAGAATCACTCATTCTAGGGAATGTTAACCAGCCAAACATTTCTTGTTGTTATTTGATGCCCTCACTTTAAATATACAATCAATGGTATACCTTATCCCGGTTTCTAGAGAGGAGTAATTGGTATTTATGAGAACTGTAAATTCTTTAGAAGGAAGCAAATAGGggccatcttttattttaatgattttagatCTCAGCTCAAATCTACAACTCTGGATAGAAACCATCTGGATTTCTGAAATCATTATACTTGGATGGCATATGTGTTAACACATTGTACGAATAGAAGTCCCTGGGGagttctgaaattaaaatatagttttaagaACATTGATTCACATCACCAATCTGAAAGGACACagtaaaagcaaatgaaaatacatgagATAAGAATTTGCAAGGCAGGTATGATCATCCAGTTCTGGAAGCAAACATGACCTGGCCCCAAAGAAGATtgaattctgaaggaaaaagtggGCCATGCTTAGAGGATGCTCACTTCTAAAAGCCCCCAAATCTCAAGGGTTGTCCATTCTTCCCTGGTGAACTTTCGGTAAAGGGGCCACATAAAAGCTTGCCTGGAGGGAAGCTACGGGGAAAGGGGGCCACGTCCCCCACAGCAAAGGCCGCCTTGGCAAGCCGCTCAGCCTGCCCTAGTTGGTGAAGGTAAATAACTGGAACTCCCGGAGCGAGGAAAACACTGTATTCAGGAACTGGCTTGAACCAGGCGGGAACCTGCTAAGCTGGGATGACTGTGAAATTCTCAAGCCAAAAGAAACGAGCCAGGCCCAAATACTGAGTGAATAAAAGCAGAAAGCTCCAAACGGGCCTGGCTTTGTGTTCAATGTTAGTCATCAGCcaactttagaagaaaaaaaaaaaagagactaggCCAAGGTCGAGAGGCACGAAAATCGTACAAACAAGGGCCAGGTTAGGGCACTTTGGTCCTGCTTATAGTAGTTTCTAAAAGATGGACAAAAATATTACTGCTCTGGCTTGACTGACAGGCCACTTCTTCTCCATCTTCTGTGCACATCCTGGCTGATACTCAGCATTCCGTGGACACAGACATTTGGTGTTACTGTTACCGGACCCGGGGCAAACATCACAGGCTTATTAGGCGGGCAGGTTTAAGAGTGATGCCTCGTTCAGGTGCTAAATAAGGCACAGCTTCAGTTTTTACTACAGGTGCCTTGGGACTTGAAGATGCCAACTGGCCTCAACTGGGCAAGTGTGTCCACTGGTAACTTAGAAGCAAAAGGAACCCACCAGATTCCTGAAGCCAACTTCCCCCCAAACCTGAGACCACGCAGTAGCGGGACTGtttcccatttcttcctcctcAGAATTTCCGTGACCCTCAGTCCCACGCCCCCACTGTCCTAGCTGACCCACGCTGGGACCAgtccttcccccactctcctccttccATGCTAACTTCAGTGGCCGGCATCTTTCTAAATTAgtggtgggggtgaggtggggggttgTTGCTTTTCCTGTCACCATAATAGGTGCTTGagggaaagacatttaaaaataacagacaGCAAGGCTTAGAAAAGGAAGGTCCCTCTAATCCACGTCCCAGAGACACCTCTGTTAACATGCGGTATATATTGCTTCAGACCGCTTTGAAATACACGGTTACAAACACACAGGTACTTTTTTGTTATTTGCTTTGACAAAAATGTGACCattcttgcttttttcacttacgTTGCACCTTGGATGTCTTTCCGTGTGAACACACATACAGTGATACAGCTAAATTATTTGGCTTTTGATGGGTATTTGGAGATTTGCAACCTGCCACTTGTAATCGGAATGGCAATGAACATTTGTACCTATATCCGTAAGTACTCGTGCAAGTATTTTGCTAAGATGATTTCTCAGAAGTGAGTATCTAGGTTGAAGGTTATGTACATTCAAATTTTTGACGGCCTGCCAAAATGCCCTCCAAAAGCCTGTGCTGGGGCCGCGGATGCGCTTGTCCCTCACGCCCTCGACAGCTCGGGCCGCTCCGGCACCTGGTAGAGAGCTAGCAGCCTTGTGCATTTCTCCGCTCCAGTTCCGCCAGCATCTGAGACGCCCTCCGGAGAGGGGCCTTGAGCCTCGGACCCTTGCTTTTATCTGCTCACAGGGTTACAAGTGAAAGACATTCTTTTAGGGAGGGGCAACCAAAGGTTCTTCTGctaaaagaagtttgaaaaaaatactgCTCTACAGGACAGCTCGGAACGTGTTCATCCACTTCCACCTCTTCAGAGGTCAACAAccccccagcctgccctcctTCCTGACTTTCAGGACCCAAGTGCCAACCGTTCCCACGTATCTCCTCCCTGGAGCCTGGGGAGACCTGCCGACGTCCACAGTGGACTGCCTGCCTCCGCAGCATGCCGGAGTTCGGACGGAGGGCGCTCCCATCCTCATGACTGAGCTGAGCTGGAACCCTGCGCCCCCACAGATGCGTCCGTGTGTCCCGTTCCCTTGTGCCTGATGAGCACCCAGCCGCTggtcctgcctcctcctcccaccgGCCCCGATTTCCAGAGCCTTCCAGAGCCtggtcctctcctcctcctgacaCCCTCTGGCCCGCCTACCTTTACAAAACCCAAGTCTGAGCTCCCAAACTCCCAGACAACACCTGCCAGGCCAATTCGCACTTGAAGGGGGCCCCTCAGGGCCAGCCACCAGCAGCCTGTGACCCTTCTAGGGTCCACTTCCCACTCTTGCCCAGACTCCACGTAAATGCTGCACTGTGGCACTTCTCATGCTGCACTAAGTAACCGCTGAGCCGTGTGCCTGCTTTCGGGGAGGCTGTGTCCTAGCA harbors:
- the RASD1 gene encoding dexamethasone-induced Ras-related protein 1 isoform X1 — protein: MKLAAMIKKMCPSDSELSIPAKNCYRMVILGSSKVGKTAIVSRFLTGRFEDAYTPTIEDFHRKFYSIRGEVYQLDILDTSGNHPFPAMRRLSILTGDVFILVFSLDNRDSFEEVQRLKQQILDTKSCLKNKTKENVDVPLVICGNKGDRDFYREVEQREIERLVGDDPQRCAYFEISAKKNSSLDQMFRALFAMAKLPSEMSPDLHRKVSVQYCDVLHKKALRNKKLLRAGSGGGDPGDAFGIVAPFARRPSVHSDLMYIREKASGGGQAKDKERCVIS
- the RASD1 gene encoding dexamethasone-induced Ras-related protein 1 isoform X2; this encodes MKLAAMIKKMCPSDSELSIPAKNCYRMVILGSSKVGKTAIVSRFLTGRFEDAYTPTIEDFHRKFYSIRGEVYQLDILDTSGNHPFPAMRRLSILTDPGHQVLPQEQNQGERGRAAGHLRQQGGPGLLPRGGAARDRAAGGRRPPALRLLRDLGQEEQQPGPDVPGALRHGQAAQRDEPGPAPQGVRAVLRRAAQEGAAEQEAAASRQRRRGPRRRFRHRGALRAPAQRAQRPHVHPREGQRRRPGQGQGALRHQLGAPPPPANPPRAGDRT